Sequence from the Undibacterium piscinae genome:
TTTTTAGTTCGCAGGACGAATACGAGGCCTTTGGTCAGATGGCCTTTCCCTTATTATCCACCGGACTGTCTCTGCAAACCGAGTTGTATACCCAGCATAGCAACGGCCAAAAACGATTGTGGGTGAAGTTGATCGCCTATCTGGCTGATCCTAAAGACCTGAGTAAGGGCACGATTTGGCTGGTGGAAGACCGTACTGGCTTTAAAGCATCAGAGGCGGCTTTGCAAAAAGCCCAGGCTGATCTGCTACAGGCCGAGAAACAAGTGGCGCTCGGTTCTTTGGTGGTCGGTGTGGCGCATGAACTCAATACGCCGATAGGCAACGCCTTGATGGCTGCATCTACCTTGAGCGAGCTTTGCCAGGATGTCAGTGCCAGCATTGCCCGTGGTGATTTGCGGCGCTCGCAACTTGATAGTTATATGCTTGATGTCACTTCCCTGGCAGCCTTGATGACGCGCGCTTGCGAACGTGCCGCACAATTAGTGGCTAGCTTTAAACAGGTTGCGGTGGATAGGCGCCAGGCGCAGCGCGAGAGGTTTAATTTGCTGGACCTGTTACAAGATAGCGTACTGGCGCACAATCAAAAGCTAGTCCAGCCTGGCTGGCAGATTGAGTACCAGATCGCGGCCGATATTGTCTGCGATAGTTATCCCGAGCCTTTGAGTCAGATTGCCGTCGGTCTGGTTGAAAATGCCTTGACCCATGCCTTTGTCGGACGTAGTCATGGAAATCTACGAATTTCTGTCGAGCTGGTAGAGGGGCAAATAGCGCTCAGCTTTAGCGACGACGGCATAGGCATGGCGCCAGATATATTGGCAAGGGTGTTTGACCCGTTTTTTACCACACGCTTAGGCCAGGGCCGCTCTGGTCTAGGCTTGTCGATTTCGCGTAATTTAGCCACCGCGGTGTTGGGCGGCGATTTAACTGTCACTTCCGAATTGGGGCAGGGCACTTGCTTTACCGTGCATTTTCCTCAGATTGCTGCGCAGCAAATTTAGATAGACGCAGATTGAGCAATCGATATTCAGTGCCTGCTCAAGGCGCTATGTCACGACGCATGCCCTGCTAATGTAGCTGTTCCGATTCAATCACATGGATACCCGGCTTAGCGCTTAATCCCGCGCACAGCATTGCTTTGGCCAGTTTGGCGGTGCTAATCGGGCGCAGCCTTTTTGTCAGTAAAGGCCCTAGTAACTTGCAGAGCACAATCGCGATGCTTTCGCCTAAGCGCTGCTGGCGTCTTGGCCCGCCATCGAGCAAGGATGGGCGCACCAGGATGAGCGAGCTAAACTTCAGCGCAGCCAGATCGCGTTCAGTTTCGGCCTTGACGCGCAAATAAAATGAGCTGGCATCGAGCTTTGCCCCAGTTGATGAATTGAGTACAAAAACTGAGCTGCCGGCCTGATGTGCCAAGCGCGCGGCATCGAGGACATAATCATGGTCGACCCTATAAAAAGCCGCTTGCGAGCCGGCCAGACGCATGGTGGTGCCCAAGGCGCACAATACGACATCGGCACGCCACCAACTGGCGTCTAGCGGCAAGTGCTCGAAATCGACGATAGGATTACTTAGTTTGGGGTGCGCCGCTAAAGCTCGCCGGCTAGGGGCAATCACCTGACTGATGCGGGTATCGTCGAGTGCCAGAGTGAGTAATTGCTGACCTACCAAGCCCGTCGCTCCGAGGATGAGGATGCTAGTCATGTCGCCCTTTTTTGTGGCTGAAGAGACTGAGTTTATTCCATAAGCCGCGCACCACGCTAGGGTTTTCAACTAGCATGGCTTTCAGAACGATGACAGCGCTTGTTGCCCATGATGCCAGACTAGATCTAGCCGACTTGGATATTCCGCAGTACTCTTTTACTAGCTCAATCGCTTACCGGCTCATTTCGAGGTGTTTTGAAATAGCTTCAAAATACTGGAAAAATCCTCGGCGCCAGCGCCATTTTTGCTATGCATGGCATACAGATTGCGCGCCAATTCTCCTAGCGGTATCGTGGCTTGCGCGCTCAGTGCTGCTTCGGTCGCCAGACCTAAATCTTTGTACATCAGATCGACCCCAAAGCCACCGCTGTAACCACGCGCCGCAGGTACGTTTTCCATCACACCAGGGTAGGGATTGTATTGCTCTAGCGCCCAGTTGCGTCCCGAACTCTTACTCATGATGTCGGACAATACTTTGGGATCGAGCCCGTTGGCCACGCCCAGTGCCAAGGCTTCGGCGGTGCCTGCCATGAGTATGCCTAGCAGCATATTATTGCAAATTTTGGCGGTTTGACCAGCACCGTTGCCGCCGGCGTGGAAAATATTTTTCCCCATCGCAGCAAGCACTGGCCTGGCTCTTTCCAGATCGCGGGCGCTGCCACCTACGATAAACGTCAAGGTGCCAGCGGCCGCTCCTAAAGTGCCGCCCGAGACTGGCGCATCGAGCATGGCCAGGCCGCGCGCTTGCGCTGCCAGTGCGATTTTTTGTGAAGTGAGGGCGGCGATCGTGCTGCAGTCTATGATTAAGGCATGCGCGGCGATCTGACCCAGGATGCCGGGAACCTCTGTCGAGCTGCCCACGGCGCTTCCCAAATACAGTTGTTCTACGTGTCGGCTGGCGGGCAACATGCTGATGACGATGTCGGCCACTTGCACCGCAGCGGCGGCCGAGTCGGCGATACTGGCACCAGCTTCGCGCACCACTTGCAGCGCGCTGGCCGACAAATCGTAGACGCTAAGTTGGTGGCCGGCGCGCAGTAAATTGAGCGCCATCGGTGCGCCCATATTGCCCAGGCCTATGAAGGCGATTTTTGATGAGGATGACATAGCTACTCCCGAATATAAATTTTAAAAGTGGGCAGGCCGCTGGCGCATAGCCCATGCGGCCTAGCGGGCAGATAGGCTGGAAACCCGCATAGAATATGCCCCTCCAGCCTGCCTGCTGGGTGTTTTACGATATTTCGTAACTGCTCAGCCTGCTACTAAGATCATTAAAAACAAAACGAAAACCTCTCAAAGGAGGCACAGAGACACAGAGAAAAACGGAGAACCGCCTTGTTCTCCTCTGTGAATCTCTGTGTCTCTGTGCCTCTGTGCCTCTGTGTTGAGTGGTTTTGACTTTCTTCATAGCGGGCTGAACAGTGACGATATTTCCTGCGCAGCACCCAAATCACGCAGAGGATGGCTGTTGGCGTCCCATGGCGTGGCGAAGTAGCGCTGATCCAATTGGTCTTGATTGATCTCTGCCAAGCTGGAATGCTGCCAACGCGGCTGCTGATCTTTATCGATGATCAAGGCGCGTATGCCTTCGGCAAAATCGCCCGCGCTACTACAGGCCAGTGCAGCTACCAACTCTAGTCGAAACACTTCGGCCAGCGACAAATGGCTGCAACGCTGTAGTAAGCTATGCGCCAACCATGCCGATACAGGGCTGCCTTTTTTTAGACCAGCAATGGCTTTTTGCATCCATGCTTCCTCGCTGACATGCTGAGTAATCTGTTGTACCACTTGCGCTAAATCTGCACTGGCACAGAGTTGGTTGATCAGATCAAAATGGCGGCGTAGTGGACCGTGTTCATGCGAGCCACTAGCTTGCTCGGCCTGCAGCAAGAGCGCGCTGAGCAAGAGCTGATTGGCACTGGCATCCTCGCTCCAGCTTTGCGCCTGCATGCCCGCCAGTATTGCGGCCTTGCTGGCATGTGGCAATTGGTAGTCGGCCAGTTTGACGAACTTGGCGTCGCTGGCGTTGATGGCGGCACCGGTTAAACCCAAGAATAGACCTAGCTGGCCAGGCATGCGGTTTAAGAACCAGGAGCCGGCCACATCGGGGAACAGGCCTATGCTAATTTCGGGCATCGCCAGGCGCGATTTTTCCGTCACCACGCGGTGACTGGCACCGGCCATTAAGCCTATGCCGCCGCCCATCACAATGCCGTGGCCCCAGCACAGTAGCGGCTTGCGATAGGTATGGATCTGGTAATCGAGCCGGTATTCCTGTTCAAAAAATTTCAAGGCCTGAAGATTGCCGAGTAAGTCATTTTTTTGTGGTGTAGCGTGCTGCTCTAACATACTGGCATACAGTTTTTGCAAATCGCCACCGGCGCAAAAGGCCTTGTCACCGGCCGCTTGCAACACGACAGCTGCGATGTTGGGATTCTTATCCCAGAGCTGTAATTGCGTACTCAGTAGCTCTACCATTTCCATGGATAAGGCATTGAGCGTTTTCTCTACATTTAAAGTGGCGATAGCTATTTGTTTGCCATTGGCGGCGTCCAGGGTCTGGAATAAAACCACAGGGACGGCGCTATCTTCTGACTGCTGCATGCAGCTCTCCTAGAAAATCAAATTGAAAAAAATTGCATAGTCATAAAAATTCTTCGCTGACTGCATGCTTGAGCATGTGGCGCGCCACGATCACGCGCATGATTTCATTGCTGCCTTCCAGTATCTGATGTACCCGCACATCGCGCAAGTAGCGTTCTAAAGGATACTCGCGGATGTAGCCGTAACCGCCATGTATCTGCAGCGCCTCGTTGCAGACTTTAAAGCCGGTGTCGGTCGCCAGCCGTTTGGCCATGGCACAGTAGATTGAGGCATTTTCGGCTTGATTGTCTAACTTGGTGGCCGCCAGTCGCACCATCTGACGGGCCGCGACTAATTCGGTTTGCATGTCGGCCAGCTTAAATTGTAAGCCCTGAAAAGCCGCCAGTTGTTGGCCGAACTGACGCCGCTCACTCATATACGTTTGCGCGCTGTTTAAAGCCGATTGCGCCGCACCGATAGAGCAGGTCGCGATATTGATACGGCCACCATCCAGACCCCGCATCGCGAGTCGGAAACCCTGGCCTTCACGTCCGAGTAATTGGGATTGATGGATGCGCACATTATCAAAATGAATGCTGCGCGTGGGTTGGCTATTCCAGCCCATTTTTTCTTCTTTGCGACCGTAACTAATGCCGGGTGTATCGGCGGCAATCGCAAAAGCCGAGATACCATCGGCACCAGCGGCACCAGCGGCACCGGTGCGCGCCATCACTACCAAGACATCGGTGGCACCCGCGCCTGAGATGAAGGCCTTACTGCCATTGAGAATATAGTGCTCGCCATCACTGCTGCGGCTGGCGCTGGTGCTTAGCGCGGCCGCATCCGAGCCGGCGCCAGCCTCGGTCAGACAATACGAGGCGAGTTTTTCTCCGCTGGCCAGCGCTGGTAGCCAATCGGCTTGCAGCATGGGCGTGGCGCTGGCAGCGATCATTGCGGTCGCCATATTGTGGATACTGATGTAGGCGGCGGTAGAAGGGCAGGCGCGCGCTAATTCTTCCAAAATAATGGCGGCGTCGAGCCGGCTTAGCCCCATCCCGCCCAGTTCTTGCGCCACGTATAGACCGCAAAACCCGAGCTGGCCGGCATGCGCAATCAGCTCGCGCGGAAAGATCGCTTGTGCATCCCATTGTGCCGCCTGCGCATGCATCTCGTGCGCCGCAAACGTGCGCGCTGCTTGCTGATAGGCGCGCTGGTCTTGGTTGAGTTCAAAGTCCATGTGGCCGCCTATTTCAAAGAAATAGTCGTATTCACTTTTCCAGCCGCGAGCTCATCATCAAACCACCTGGACGTGATGGTTTTGGTCTGGGTGTAAAACTGTATGACTTGCTTGCCGTAAGGACCCAGATCGCCGAGCTTGGAGGCGCGTGAACCGGTGAAGGAAAACAGCGGCACCGGCACCGGGATAGGCACGTTGATACCGATCTGGCCGACATCGACTTGCTCCTGGAAAGTGCGCGCCGCCGCACCAGATTGAGTAAAAATCGCAGTGCCATTGCCGTGCGCATTGGCATTGATGATGGCGATGGCCTCAGCCAGATTGGCGGCATGCAGGATGCACAGTACCGGGCCGAATATCTCTTCCTGGTAAATCCGCATCTCGGTGCGCACATTGCTAAAGATGGTCGGCCCGACAAAATTGCCTTCTGGATAGCCAGCCACGCGCACATCGCGGCCATCGAGCAATAGGGTGGCACCCTGCTGTAGGCCGGAGTCTATGAGTTGTTCCACTCTGAGTTTGGCGGTGCAGGAAATGAGGGGGCCAATATCGGTATCTGCTTCGGCACCGGCGTTGACGCTCAAGGTTTTGGCTTTTTCGACTAAATCTCCTACCCAAGCTTGCGCCTCGCCCACCAGGATCACGACAGGCAAGGCCATGCAACGTTGACCGGCCGCGCCGAAGGCGGCGCCAGCCAGATTGTTTAGCGTTTGCTGCTTATTTGCATCGGCTAACACTACCGCATGGTTCTTCGCACCCATCATGCATTGCGCGCGCTTGCCTGCCAGTGTGGCGCGTTGATACACATGCGTGCCGACCTTAGTCGATCCTACAAAAGACACTGCCTTGATGACTGGATGATCGCAGATCGCATTGACGATTTCTTCACCGCCATGCACTACGTTCAAGACGCCTGCCGGTATCCCGGCTTGCATGGCCAGTTCGCACAAGCGCATGGTGACCATAGGATCTTGCTCAGACGGTTTTAAGATAAAGGTATTGCCGCAGGCGATCGCCATCGGGAACATCCACAAAGGGATCATGGCTGGGAAGTTAAACGGGGTGATGCCAGCGCACACGCCCAGCGGCTGATTCAGTGTATAGGTATCAACCCCAGCGGCCACGTTATTGGCCATCTCGCCCATTTGCAGATTGCCTATGCTGGCCGCGTGTTCGACTACTTCCAGACCGCGAAAAATATCACCTTCGGCGTCCGCCAGCGTTTTGCCTTGCTCGGCCGTGAGCAGCGCCGCCAACTCGCTCATATTTTCGCGTATTAATTGCTGGTATTTCAAAAAGATGCGGGCGCGCGTACCGATTGCGGTCTTGCTCCAGGCCGGGAAGGCCGCTTGCGCACTGGCCACCGCCGCCTGCATTTCGGCTGGCGTGGCAAACGGTACCCGTGCCAGGACTTTTTGGGTGGCGGGATTAATCACGCTACGCCATTGCTGACTTTGC
This genomic interval carries:
- a CDS encoding NAD-dependent dehydratase; translated protein: MTSILILGATGLVGQQLLTLALDDTRISQVIAPSRRALAAHPKLSNPIVDFEHLPLDASWWRADVVLCALGTTMRLAGSQAAFYRVDHDYVLDAARLAHQAGSSVFVLNSSTGAKLDASSFYLRVKAETERDLAALKFSSLILVRPSLLDGGPRRQQRLGESIAIVLCKLLGPLLTKRLRPISTAKLAKAMLCAGLSAKPGIHVIESEQLH
- the mmsB gene encoding 3-hydroxyisobutyrate dehydrogenase, with product MSSSSKIAFIGLGNMGAPMALNLLRAGHQLSVYDLSASALQVVREAGASIADSAAAAVQVADIVISMLPASRHVEQLYLGSAVGSSTEVPGILGQIAAHALIIDCSTIAALTSQKIALAAQARGLAMLDAPVSGGTLGAAAGTLTFIVGGSARDLERARPVLAAMGKNIFHAGGNGAGQTAKICNNMLLGILMAGTAEALALGVANGLDPKVLSDIMSKSSGRNWALEQYNPYPGVMENVPAARGYSGGFGVDLMYKDLGLATEAALSAQATIPLGELARNLYAMHSKNGAGAEDFSSILKLFQNTSK
- a CDS encoding enoyl-CoA hydratase/isomerase family protein → MQQSEDSAVPVVLFQTLDAANGKQIAIATLNVEKTLNALSMEMVELLSTQLQLWDKNPNIAAVVLQAAGDKAFCAGGDLQKLYASMLEQHATPQKNDLLGNLQALKFFEQEYRLDYQIHTYRKPLLCWGHGIVMGGGIGLMAGASHRVVTEKSRLAMPEISIGLFPDVAGSWFLNRMPGQLGLFLGLTGAAINASDAKFVKLADYQLPHASKAAILAGMQAQSWSEDASANQLLLSALLLQAEQASGSHEHGPLRRHFDLINQLCASADLAQVVQQITQHVSEEAWMQKAIAGLKKGSPVSAWLAHSLLQRCSHLSLAEVFRLELVAALACSSAGDFAEGIRALIIDKDQQPRWQHSSLAEINQDQLDQRYFATPWDANSHPLRDLGAAQEISSLFSPL
- a CDS encoding acyl-CoA dehydrogenase yields the protein MDFELNQDQRAYQQAARTFAAHEMHAQAAQWDAQAIFPRELIAHAGQLGFCGLYVAQELGGMGLSRLDAAIILEELARACPSTAAYISIHNMATAMIAASATPMLQADWLPALASGEKLASYCLTEAGAGSDAAALSTSASRSSDGEHYILNGSKAFISGAGATDVLVVMARTGAAGAAGADGISAFAIAADTPGISYGRKEEKMGWNSQPTRSIHFDNVRIHQSQLLGREGQGFRLAMRGLDGGRINIATCSIGAAQSALNSAQTYMSERRQFGQQLAAFQGLQFKLADMQTELVAARQMVRLAATKLDNQAENASIYCAMAKRLATDTGFKVCNEALQIHGGYGYIREYPLERYLRDVRVHQILEGSNEIMRVIVARHMLKHAVSEEFL
- a CDS encoding CoA-acylating methylmalonate-semialdehyde dehydrogenase produces the protein MNSVANNPSVKLLINGQFLESQSQQWRSVINPATQKVLARVPFATPAEMQAAVASAQAAFPAWSKTAIGTRARIFLKYQQLIRENMSELAALLTAEQGKTLADAEGDIFRGLEVVEHAASIGNLQMGEMANNVAAGVDTYTLNQPLGVCAGITPFNFPAMIPLWMFPMAIACGNTFILKPSEQDPMVTMRLCELAMQAGIPAGVLNVVHGGEEIVNAICDHPVIKAVSFVGSTKVGTHVYQRATLAGKRAQCMMGAKNHAVVLADANKQQTLNNLAGAAFGAAGQRCMALPVVILVGEAQAWVGDLVEKAKTLSVNAGAEADTDIGPLISCTAKLRVEQLIDSGLQQGATLLLDGRDVRVAGYPEGNFVGPTIFSNVRTEMRIYQEEIFGPVLCILHAANLAEAIAIINANAHGNGTAIFTQSGAAARTFQEQVDVGQIGINVPIPVPVPLFSFTGSRASKLGDLGPYGKQVIQFYTQTKTITSRWFDDELAAGKVNTTISLK